DNA sequence from the Peromyscus eremicus chromosome 7, PerEre_H2_v1, whole genome shotgun sequence genome:
gattaggatggaGTTTGTATGATAATTCTTGTCCTGGAAACAAAGTCACAAAAACAAGGTTTATGAAAGATAGGGTTTAAAAATAACACTTTTTAAATAaggtattaaagctgcaccttCATGCATTCATATACAAGAAtgtacctcatgctggcagccaaactttgtaatgtaagagtcacccaggtggtattGGTTATAAAGGCacgaaggggtcatggagaggaGCTGAGTTCTGGCACTATGTGTCAGGGCCGGACTTCCTAAAGAGAGCCCCGGAGAGGCTCTTGGTGAAAACGCAACCCAGTTACAATGGGGACCCAGCAGTTTTGGAGACGCCTGTGTCATGTGATGGCCTCCAGAAACAACAGCCAAAATGAAATGGAGCtagctggagcctagaagacacgCTATATGTGCTGCCAGGGTAGAGAAGTGGCTTGGGCCTCTTGGGGAAGTCCAGAGGATGGTGAATGAATTCCAGATACTGAGCATTGAATTGTTTGCACTGTTGGactttgattttgctttgttcagattgtggtTGCACCCTGTTTCTTCCCTCTCGAAGTAAAAAAGGtacttgatttattttttgatattgtAGGAGTCCACAGTTCAGAGATTTTAGACTTTTTTAAACGATAttttagagtttaaaaaaaattaaattttaaaaattggatatttactttaaattttaaggctatgggacattttaagtttataaaattttatattatgatGTATTTATTGATgtgtaatcttaaaaaaataagtaaataaaaggctAAAGAGAGGGCCATAGCTATGAGCACCAAACACTAAACATCAGAAGCTGGGGTATTCCTATCTTATGATGCAGCAAGACAGACTTAAGCAGCCTGTCAAAGACCTATGGAATGTCTCTCCTTAGCTAATAGAGACTGACTTAAGAAAGTATGTGTAGCCTCcttgtctttgctaactttgttaagctttagaTACTTTGATAAACTGAATCATATAAGAAACTCTGATATTCTGTAATGGTGCATCATGAAAGGACCAGGAAAGTAAAGTTGCCAGTCTTTTTATTGATTATATTtatgatttaaagttttattttgatactagaagagcttcaattaaaaaattattattttttaaggctAAACTTAACCAGGATAAAAATGCAGATCTAGTTACTATAAACTATTAGAGATGATTAAGACATGGAAGTTAATACtcagtcaccttataaatgatcaaattctttcaTGTATTCAGAACTATATTTGTAGTCACGTTAAGTACTAATGTAATTAATTGCATTAGCATcctatatatgttttcaaggttaagccaAAAGCAAACAACTAAAAACAAGGAAAGTTTGTTTAAAATACTTAATGGTCCTCACActcttcagagatctgctgaatatggcatctaaaatgtttaatggaaaaaGCTTCCTGTGGTGGACAGAAATGCTAGCTCCTAGCAGTGACCCTAAGATCTCCAAGGAAGACAGATGGGGCACAGACCTAGATTGTGGTGACACTAACCACTGGATGAAACTGCCCCATGCCTCACCTGTTTCCAGGGCCCTGCACACACTGTGGACAGCATTCGGTTGACTGCCCTACTCTGCCCAAGTCAAGGCAGGACAATTTTCCCAAGTTCCTCATCCACAGGAAAATCTCTCAGACATTCTGTGCCTGGCAGCTGAATGCCTATGCTGTCCTGTGCAGCAGATGAATATATAATGCTGTTCTATGTGCTAGCCAAAGACCTATGACTTCTGTCCCCCAACGAAGCTATCGAGACTATGGAAGCCTACTAGGGTAATCATCCAGGTAGCttgtaagtctctgtcattttaatggGTTCGGGTGCCATACTCTCtgctataatttatccttctcagatctttgatggcgTTGGTAGCTAACTGTAGTATTGTCAGTTTGGCAGCAATGGGCAACCagctccttcctcaaggctgcagCTCCCTTGGTAGTTCATTCCATATATAAAAGTCAGGTCTTGCTATCTTTAGAACAACCAGGTTTGCCTGCTAACAGGTTTCATAGGAAAGGATAACCAGGTTTCAGAtgtagctttgttttgttttgtttttcaagacagggtttctctgtgtaatcctctctgctatcctggaattcactctgtagacaaggttagcctcaaactcagagatccatctgtctgtgcctcctgagtgctgggactaaaggcgtgcgccaccaccacctggctggcagtgcacactttcaatcccagcactcgggaggcagaggcacgaggatctctgtgagtttgaggacagatgacttaacctctctgagcccatGTAGATGGAAGATGAAAACATCTGTCTACCTTGTGGAGTCTCTATGAGGATTAAGGGAGATAACACATACAGGGCTAATAACAATTTGTGGAGCATAGTAAATACTCAGTAAACACCAACTGCTAATGCTTATGCCATGCTGAGCTATGAATGTCCATGACTGGACACAATCAAATATATGCTGGACAAAATCTGCCATCTCCGAGCCAGCCTGCTTAATAGCCATTGGTGATGGGCAAAATCTCCAAGGTTCCTTTTAACGTAAACTTGATGCCCAGAGAGAAAAAAGTGACGTATCAGTGGAGACCAACAAATAGTAGCTGTAGCCACAAGTCTGAGGCTGAGCGTGAACAGTATGTCGCAGGGATGTGTCTGAGGGCagaaagggacagaagagagccTGCCGGTTTGAGCTGGCTTAGGACAGCTTGCTTGGGCTCTGGATTCCTCTCTCCTGCAAGCTGAGTGTGTGGGAGACAGAGAACCAAACCCTCTCACCGATGGCCTCCCATGTCTGGTTTCTGGCCGCCACTGTCTCTCTGGCCCTCACTCCCAGCACAGCCCACATCCTGCTGCATAACCACCACATCTGGGGCTTCAGGCAGCTGCCTCCCAGGCAGGAGCGAGCTGCACTGTGAGGCTTTTTTCCACTTCCCTCTGTTCTGTTCAGCAGTTTCCTGGCAGCTGGTGGAAGCCTTGTCTCAGCCCCAACCCCCTctgctccctcccttcttttctggtATCACCACCTGCCTTTCGGGTCTCATTTGTCTCATTCATTTTATGGACCGACCACTCCGTCAGGGACCACCCATCACTCAGCACCTTTGATGATTTGATGCATGTGAGGGCTGCTAGTGCCCACCCCCTCCAATAGGCAAGCAATGCATTGAGTCCCTGGGGAGAGGCTGAATTGCCTTAGGACACAGGCTGCTTCTGAGaaccttccagaaaaaaaaaaaaagagacagtaaCTTTTCTAGCCAATACACTTTATTGCTTTTCCATTAGCAGAGAGGAGTCTGGTATATTCACGGAGATGCAGATGACTATCCAAGGATTTAAGATGAAACGTGGAGAGGGACTCGCAGCAGGTGTCGGGCCAGGACCTCTGCCAATGATCACTGAGCCCATCCCCAGGTTAGGGTGTAAAACACAGAGgtgggaaaacagaaagctatAGGAAAGGGCTGGGGAAGAGGGCCAATTTATATGCAGGGAAAGGAGGGGATTGACAGCAAAGATAACATCTGTGCAGAAGGAAGGAGCTGGCAGGGAGTGAGTGGCTGGAATAAGCATCCCGACAAGATGGCTGGCTGAGGGCCCGACCATTCATAATGTTTCAGAGGATATTGAGACAGCACTGTTCTAGCACTGGATACTAGCAGAGGCGGcaggagaggaagcagaggcaaggttCCAGGAGGTGTGTTCCCCAGAAGACTGAAGATCAATCCTGTGGGGTCCACAATTTGTCCAGAGGACAAGGAACGGCACGGTGCTCAGGGGGCTGGATCTGGGTCCATGGGGGCCGGTGTCTCTCCCATCTGTTAGACTGCTCTCTGGTTCAGGCCAGAATACAGGTCCCGCTGGCCTTTGCGGATGGGCTAAGGGTGGAAGAGGAAGGTGGttaggagggtgggaggaaggagctaTGAAGGAAGAAACGCATTGGAGTGTTGGCTGCAGTGCAGGGTAGGACCTCTGGGCTTGGAGTCAGGAGGAGTCCAGTTGTGACTTGGCACAGATTTGAGCCAGCTACCTCCTTCTGGAAGCCTCAGCTTCCCTAACCCAGCAAGGGAGACTGGAAAGACTTGCCTCCAGCACTTCTGTCAAGGTTAGCTGGAGTTACTGAGAGAACACTAGATCCCCCATTCTTGATGCTCAGATTTTGTTCAATTTGTCCAGTGTGATAGAGAAAATCTTTAACAATTCTTAGTGCATGGTCACAATGAAGGCAGGCCTGGTGCCAGGTATTAACTCTTCAGTTGGGAAATCAAATGGCAGCCTGGTGGGAGGGGAGCTGTGGTGCCcgactgtgcatgcatgtggtgtgtgtgtgtgtgtgtgtgtgtgtgtgtgtgtgtgtggtgtatgtgcatgtgtgtgtgagtgtgcatgatgGAGGAAAACTAGGGGCTATTTACTAATCAAGCACTGCCCTATTTTGATGACTGGTTGACTGCACTGGCATGCTGCTGGAACACCCTTCTTATCTATCAGGTTAGCATGTGCATAGAGAATCTCAGTCAACCAGCAAGTGAGAGCAAAAGACAGATCTCCCTTCCTCTGGTCCCCTGCCTCTACATGGTTGTGGAAGCCAAGCCAGCCTTTGAGATAGTCCTGTTATAACATGAAGAAGGCAGAGAAGGCACACGGGTAGCCTGTCCTGGGAGACCCGATGAGCAGCTTGAAGTGTCGGGCAGAGGAGATGGGCAGTCCCATGCAGTCTCCTTCTCTCTAGAAGCAGCCCCTCCAACTTCCCACCCACTATATCCCATTACCTCATAGTCTGGGTTGGGAACAGGTGGTGGCCGCTCCTTGTTTTGCcctgcagaggagggagggggaaaacaTTGTTTCCAAGCTGAACACCAGTCCTGCggtaaagatggctgccagggGATCCAACCTAAGGGAGGCCAAtcctctctgtcctttcttctaATCTCCCTTTCCCACCCAGCaacccttccttttttctttccttcacccCATCCCTAAGGCCTCCACACTGGTCTCTTCATTTGTGACTTTGCTCTAGCTCAGGTCCTCCCATTCTttctgcaggaggaagggaaaagaagaggTGGGGACTAACATCCTGAGATCTCTCTGCCCACAGTTTGGGGGTCGAATGTGCTTCCTGCAGAGTACTGCTGGGCATCTGAGGAAGCCCACTGCATTGGTTGGTCAGCGTTGGTTTTCAGAGTTTTTTTTAGGGTGGAAGGGAGTAATGATCTTGAATCGGGAGCCCTCTGAAGGGACCTTGATATCACAGAGAACGTGCTAGAGAAGCTGTTTGGAATCTGCTGTAGACTTGCCCATCCTGGTTCCAGGCCCAATCTCCCCCACCCGGCTTTGTGGTTTTACCTCGGGGCCTGCCCGCAGCACCGGTTCCTCGGGTCACAGGCTTGGCTTTGGCCTTCCTACTCTTGCTCCAGTAATAAACCACCATCAGCAAGCCCAGGGTGATGCAGACGtcgatgacgatgatgatggcTATTGCTGTCAGGTCCACCTCCACGCAGTTCTCACACACTgcagggggcaggggtgggggagggagagacgtgacccaaaaaggaaaacagctggactcggagaagaggaagaaacagaggaagacaaGTCTGCCTTCAACACCTGCATGCCTGCCAGCATCAGAGTCCTGGCTACAACAGTGTCCAGTGAGAATGACAGGCAACATGGCTGATCACAGTCAGAGGCTCTGGAGACAAACAGTCTCAGCTCCATCACTCACCAGTTGTGGGGATTTTCAGCCCACTTTGTTTTCTCATCAACTAAATGGGAATTAAAAAATGTGCTTAACCTATATGGCTGATGTGGGGATAGCAGGAAAGAATCCCATGGTATGGACCTTGGGGGCGGAGTTCAGTGGTATAGAGCTTGCCTAGTGTGCCTTTGGATAATTGAGGCATGTGTTGGGATTAGAAATACACTACTTAGCTGGGTAGTgatagcgcatgcctttaatctcagcactcgggaggcagaggcaggtagatctctgtgagtacaaggctagcctggtctacagagtcagttccaggacagccagggcagcacagagaaactctgtcccagaaaaacaaaaacaaacaagtataaacaataacaacaaaaccaaaacaattaacaacaagcccccacccccaccctagaCCAAGAACAGTACTAGATAAATGCAGCTCTTATTATTTCCTATTGTGGTGCCTTGGTTTAGGACTTTTAGGTAGTGGCATTGAGTCTCTCTGCAAGTCCACCTAATGAAATGTGTCTCTGGTGCTGGTGAACCTTGATTCTGAGTATGTTACAAGGCAAGTGACCCAAGCCTGCCTCTGAGGGAACTTGCTATTTTCTGATACGAACTGAAGTTACCCAGACAATCCCAGGCCACTGTTTcatctgtttttcagaaaatacTGATACTGTGTGGTCCCTGGGAGCCAGGGACAGAGTGCAGGAGGAGATTTGGGATGACAGGGACTGTGGCAGGCTTGGGGGGGTTCTTGAGAAAGCTGTTTGGAGAGGAGCCCGAGTTACCTCTTGCTTTCAGGTAGAGGTAAGCGTTTGATGGGGTTTCTGCGTGGCAGGCATAGTAACCACTGTCCTGGACTTCCGAAAAGTTCTCCAGCACCAGAAGCTTATCATTCTCATTAGTTACTTGTTGACCATTTTTCTTCCAAGAAACGACTTCACTCTCTAGAGGGCATGTCAGTTCTACCCTGGTTCCGGAGATGGAGACTTTAAAATCTgaggaaaaagggaaaagggaaggaggttGGAAGGGAAATACAAGGTAATTTCACAAATGGCAAGTTGGTACTGTAAGAGGCAGCCAGGTACAGGAGATTTTTATCACTGCGGTTGAGGTTTGCTTGGCAGAGGGAGGCATCCTGACTAGATAAATtgggagagggtgtgtgtgtgtatagatggaGGGGCAGAGAACCCTCTGGAAGGTGGCTTCAGAGTGGAGGCAGTCACATAGGGAGCTGGAACGGGGAAGTTGGAAGTAAAGAAAAGCCCACAAAAGTCCTCATTTGAGGTCTTTCTGAAACAGACTCTGGGAACATAATAGGAGGCTCTCAGTTCTTGGTGCCGTTCTCTCTCAATCTGTCTCCTCCCCTCCATCCACTGCCTGTGTCTTCTGACGGGGCATAAATAAAGCACTGTAGACTCACATTTTTGTGCCTCATTAtctgcaaacaaaaaaaaaaaagggaaagaatagtaagaaaataatcctggtttacacttccatttaagataaaaatattcTAGCAGTCCTAAGTACCAACACCCCAAGACCTGTAAACCCTAGAGGTGAGGTCTGGATTAAGGCCCCAAAATATGCTCGTGCGTAATCCAGATACTTCAAATTCAAAATATGGGCACATGTGCTCCCAAGCCAGAACTATGGACACTGGAGTTTTAATCAAAGGACAGAAAACTCTTGGGCTGTTCTCCTTATTCAGCCAGAATCATCTACGGCTAGCTGTCACAGGGTCCTAGCGATAAAGACCACCACACATTTGAATGACTGACTCTTGGCCTATATATTTCCcatggtttttctctttttgttttgagacaagtcttgTGCAGTCAAGGCTGGCCACATAATTGTTATGAAGTTGAGGGTGatcttcaacttctgatcctcctgcctctaactcctgagctctgggattctATGTACACACCGCCATGGACTgttaatgtggtgctgggaattgaatctagggcttcgtgcatgccaggcaagcactctgccaactaagccacatcctcagcctctGATGTTCTCCCTTAAAGCTGATGGAGCTGCTTGTAATCAAGATCAAATGTCCTACTCAACACACTTTCCTCCATATCGCCTCTGAGTGACCCAAGACTCTCTGCACACGTTAAGAGGATGATGGCTCTTTCTGTAAGGAGTGACTTGGCTATAGATTATCTCTGAGTATAAGGAACTCTCTGTTGTTTGGTTGGAGGGAGGAGCCACAGCTGTGGGCGACAGAAATCCATTCATAAAACTCACACTCCCTATAACAGGCATCGTTGCCCTAAGaggtgggctggtggtccttctGGAAGACTTGTGGCTGCATCCTGGATGCTACTGGGATATGCCAGAGCCCTGACATGACAGAATCTGAGCTGGAAGAGAGAAAATGGTGGTGGCTAGTGCCGAGACACAGGTGTTCCTGGGGAAAGACACGGATGACCAGACTGTATGAGCAGGAACAAGTCCTTAACTTCTCTGAGCCCCAgtgttcctctttttaaaaagtctttattaCTTAAGACAAAGTCTTGTGATGTCACCTGGTCTGGCCTCACATTtccaaccttcctgcctcagtctcttgagtgctgggattacaggcatgcaccatggcTCCCAGCCTCAAGCCTCTTCATCAGGGAAGTGGAGATAAAATGGCCACTTCAGAGGGTATTTGAAAGAATCAAAAGGATCCTGAAGGTGAAAGTGGATGCACATAGCAGATGCTTGTGAAAGATGCTGCCTTCTTCCCGCCTTCCTTCCTGCCATCCTGCTACCATAGCTGAGCTCTGACCCAGCTGCTCACCAGACATCTGGCTGGGACTTCACACAACTACTCCCCAGGTAGCAGCCGGGAGCTGGATATAATCATAACAGAGGGCTGCTTtgacttaatattttttttttaccattgatGTTTCCTAGAAAGTTTATGTGAATCAGAAGTCTTAAATAAGATAAACTAAAAGTAAACAGACATTATACTATGTTTAGGAGGTTTGTCTGAAAACATGTAAAAAATTGCTTACAACCTTATTGGTCTAAATTCAACATCAGAATGTTGATTTACAAGGGCTGGATGTCCATGTTTAGAGACAGATGTGTTCATGAAGAGTTTGTACACATCCATTCTTACACATATCCATGGCATTTTACAATGGTTAAGAAATTGAGTTTCCTATAAATTATTTATCCCTCATTGATTAGACTATTTGTTTCTAAGCCTTTCTCCCCTAATTTAGGTCAACAGCTAGAACATATATGCTCAACAAACTTTAACATTTATTCTTCTATTCAAGTACTGGCTAGGTCTGTCTGCATCTACTTTCCAAGATATATATCTCCCCAACCTCTCTCtccctgaggcagggtctcactatgtatgtagccttggctgacctgaaacttgctatgtagaccaggctggcttctaactcacagagctccatctgcctctgcctccagagtgctgggattaaaggtgtgtaccaccacactcatttaatcccttttaaaaagatttaaaagaaacTCTATGTGTATGTTTGCTTGTTAGTATGCACACATACGTgtgggtgctcacagaggccagaagagaaggccggattccctggaactgggtgctgggaactgaactttggtcctctgaaagagcagcaagtggtcttaactgctgagccatggctCTACCTCCACCCCAAACCTTCAACGTTTGCTCTCTAAAAACAATGAGTTTCTATGGAATAGCTAAATGCCACCTACtgacttctgactggcaggtacTGTTATATCTTAAATGAATCAGTCATGAAGTCTACACATCAGTGCTacaggttgtttccattttacaCACAACGATCAAATAGCAGAGGTATGAAGCAGCTATCCATTAACACCCAAGTAGGGAACTGAATCGGTATTTAAACAAGTCTCAGGGTTAGATTTTGTCTCCTCTGCCTCAAGCATCCTCTGTGCTGAAGTACAAGTGAAACCTTTGAAAACTCAGCTCAGGAAccaaccccccagccttcctcagcTACACTTTGTGGAGTTTGCCTTTCTTTTCATACTTCATACTTTCTTTGCACCCACCCATTGCATGCAGCACACTGTAGCATCAACTATTTGTGTCTCTTAAAGTCAATTGGCTTCTTGAGGACAAAGAACTAGCAAAACATTAAcattctgttcatttattcactcaaacACACTTCATTGAGCACCCACTATGGGCCAGGCACCAAGGACAGGTAAATGAAATTCTGCCTCGGCCTTCAAGGAACTTACGGCTCACACAAAAACCAATGGAGGGTCTGTCTGACCCACAGCCACCTGTGCGAAAGTCTTTCCCGAGCACAGGGAAGCATCCATGCATAGCTCTAAGCAGACATGGAAGCTAGTAGCCAAATCAGACACATTTCAGACAGTTGACCCCAGTCTCCCTGTACTAGCTCCAGTTCCCATTGTTACTACGACTCCCATGGTGTTATCTGATCAGTTTGTTCAACATCTGAGAAGAGGCTGTGTAGAGTGAATCCTCTTACCAGGGTTCTCGGTATCTGAAAGGGAAGCAATAAGAGCTGTTAGTTATATTCTTATCAGCGACTATGATCCAGCCTGCTCCCGTGGGTGAGGACCCTCCCCTCAGTCTTAAGAGCACAACTGGACTTGAAGTTTCTTTGGCTGTGTATGACAAGCTGTTTGGAGTCTTACATTCTGCATTCTGTATCTGTTGGCTATGCACGAAATGACTGCCATGGACACTGGCTATACACTGAAGGGAACGGAGCCTGCCACAGTTGTTGCTTTTGAATACAATGTTGCGTCTCTCAGTTTGGAGGCGCTGACTAAACAGGATTGGGACAGTCTTGACTCAACTGCTCTGACTGAGAAAGTAAAGTTCCGGCTAGTGCACAAATAGACACCCCCATTCAGACTATCCAAGCCCATGATTATGAATGTGCACCCAAACGCCACTCCAAAACTTAACCAGGGTCACCCTATACATGCATTCTGGCCAACCTCACATCCTCTACCAACCCCATATCAAATAGGAAAAGCAGAAGAATGAAAACCATTGGTACTTTTaactttttgtgtatgtgtgtatgttagtgttcctatgtgtgtgtgtttgtgtgtgtatgtgtgtgtgtgtatgttagtgttcctgtgtgtgtgtgtatgttagtgttcctgtgtgtgcgtgtttgtgtgtgtatgtgtgtgtgtgtatgttagtgttcctctgtgtgtgtgtgtgtgtgtgtgtgtgtgtgtgtgtgtgtgtgtgtgtgtgtatgtagaggcaGACATTGGGTGCCTTCTGCTATAGCTCTCCATCtccttgcttttgagacaaggtgtctcactgaacctggagcttgatgacttggctaggctgactggacaataagccccagggatcctcctgtctctgcctccccagtgcttggactgtgcttggctttttgtttgtttgtttgtt
Encoded proteins:
- the LOC131914283 gene encoding T-cell surface glycoprotein CD3 epsilon chain — protein: MQWNAFCRILLLGLLLVVGTRQDDTENPDNEAQKYFKVSISGTRVELTCPLESEVVSWKKNGQQVTNENDKLLVLENFSEVQDSGYYACHAETPSNAYLYLKARVCENCVEVDLTAIAIIIVIDVCITLGLLMVVYYWSKSRKAKAKPVTRGTGAAGRPRGQNKERPPPVPNPDYEPIRKGQRDLYSGLNQRAV